A single Leptolyngbya sp. 'hensonii' DNA region contains:
- a CDS encoding amidase, whose translation MNPVDLAFTPALEQARLIRAGQITPIDLVELYLERIQRLDPQLGSYYTVIADQALADARAKTEALVHADRASLPPFFGVPISIKDLNALAGVRCTYGAAALADNIAGHDDGVVTRIKQAGFVILGKTATPELGSLPYTETEVFPPARNPWNLDYTPGGSSGGAAAALAAGLCPISQGSDGGGSIRGPAFCCGVVGIKPARGRVSQAPVGDSLSGLATDGPIARTVADAAALLDVMAGYITGDPYWLPTPQPSFLEVARQAETPPLKIAFATTLPLVGEVDPLCQQPVLEVVQLLAEMGHHLEEGCPDFSTLVDPFVDVWQSAISAAGIPTEYLGSVNRWLLSRCGTCGDYLRAVATVQQIGRRIVAFFDTYDVLILPTYTHPTIRVGEWADLDPESAFQNIIHWVAPCPPFNASGQPAIALPIGFTPEGLPLGVQLVGRPADESTLIALAAQIEAARPWSNHRPDWATV comes from the coding sequence ATGAACCCAGTCGATCTGGCTTTTACCCCAGCTCTGGAACAGGCTCGTCTAATTCGAGCAGGACAAATTACGCCGATCGATCTGGTTGAACTTTATCTGGAGCGGATTCAGCGTTTAGATCCTCAGTTAGGCAGCTATTACACGGTCATCGCCGATCAGGCCCTGGCTGATGCCAGAGCCAAGACAGAGGCCCTGGTCCATGCCGATCGGGCCAGCCTCCCTCCTTTTTTTGGAGTTCCGATCTCCATTAAAGACCTGAATGCCCTGGCGGGGGTGCGCTGTACCTATGGGGCTGCGGCCCTAGCGGATAATATTGCTGGCCATGATGATGGGGTGGTGACCCGGATTAAGCAGGCTGGTTTTGTCATTCTCGGGAAGACCGCGACGCCTGAACTGGGATCACTCCCCTACACGGAAACGGAGGTGTTTCCGCCAGCCCGGAACCCCTGGAATCTGGACTACACGCCGGGCGGTTCCAGCGGGGGGGCGGCAGCGGCCCTGGCTGCCGGACTCTGCCCCATCTCCCAGGGGTCGGATGGGGGAGGGTCGATTCGAGGGCCAGCGTTTTGTTGTGGTGTGGTGGGAATTAAACCAGCCCGGGGGCGGGTGAGCCAGGCTCCCGTGGGGGATTCCCTCAGCGGTTTGGCTACAGATGGTCCGATCGCCCGTACCGTGGCCGATGCTGCGGCCTTACTGGATGTTATGGCTGGTTACATTACGGGCGATCCCTACTGGTTGCCAACTCCCCAGCCTTCCTTCCTGGAGGTGGCCCGTCAGGCTGAGACGCCTCCTCTGAAAATCGCCTTCGCAACAACCCTGCCCCTTGTGGGAGAAGTTGATCCCCTCTGTCAGCAACCGGTGCTAGAGGTGGTGCAGCTTCTAGCGGAGATGGGGCACCATCTGGAAGAAGGATGTCCAGATTTCTCTACGCTGGTTGACCCCTTTGTTGACGTCTGGCAAAGTGCCATTTCTGCCGCTGGCATTCCAACTGAATACCTGGGTTCTGTCAATCGCTGGTTGCTGTCCCGTTGCGGAACCTGTGGAGATTACCTACGGGCCGTGGCTACCGTGCAACAAATTGGTCGCCGGATTGTAGCCTTCTTCGATACCTATGATGTGCTGATCCTGCCAACTTACACCCATCCAACTATTCGAGTGGGAGAGTGGGCCGATCTGGACCCAGAGTCAGCATTTCAGAATATCATCCACTGGGTCGCTCCCTGTCCCCCGTTTAATGCCAGTGGCCAGCCCGCGATCGCCTTACCGATCGGCTTCACCCCTGAGGGATTGCCGCTGGGGGTTCAACTTGTGGGGCGGCCTGCCGATGAATCCACGCTGATTGCCCTGGCCGCCCAGATTGAGGCTGCCCGCCCCTGGAGCAACCACCGGCCTGATTGGGCAACGGTTTAG
- a CDS encoding peptidoglycan DD-metalloendopeptidase family protein: MLDLSSSLLLQQMNRPYKPIEVVPPGSAVVLVQRATPGSSIPFRVATEPPTTESSVAPSSPAPNLIPPDQAPEENQSDAPQPAATIPPESQPAAPTPVITPAPPSEALSRKQQRSQLLQRKLSELVQRDIPAKQAKQKENLANYASQNQYDVARQVAQSSTVQAEIMASSNQGVLVGLTSNLNTLFSTQNPLGVAASTLGAIVGQSASVRGAEGGGSTRAYQPAGYGSDTEIYPAGVTTAASRAYYKNWSTQLPVRLGNGNISLIFPLPVLAPITSNFGWRVHPITGDQRFHAGTDLAAPLGTPVVAVYTGRVEVADVQSGYGLAITLSHNKGTQQTLYAHLSEILVKPGDWVEQGTVIGRVGSTGNSTGPHLHFEFWQLTPEGWIVLDPGPQLEYALAQLEKAIQAAQTANQPSS; this comes from the coding sequence ATGTTAGATCTGTCGTCCTCGTTGCTTCTACAGCAGATGAATCGGCCCTACAAGCCCATTGAGGTTGTCCCTCCAGGTTCTGCAGTTGTCCTGGTTCAAAGGGCAACCCCTGGATCGTCCATCCCCTTTCGGGTTGCAACTGAACCCCCAACGACAGAATCCTCCGTTGCCCCATCTTCCCCAGCCCCAAACCTGATTCCTCCGGATCAGGCCCCTGAAGAAAACCAGTCTGACGCCCCACAACCTGCGGCTACCATACCCCCCGAAAGCCAACCTGCTGCCCCAACTCCTGTAATCACGCCTGCGCCACCCTCCGAAGCCCTCAGTCGGAAACAACAGCGATCGCAACTCTTGCAGCGCAAATTGTCAGAGCTGGTCCAACGGGATATTCCTGCCAAGCAAGCCAAGCAAAAAGAAAATCTGGCCAACTACGCCAGCCAAAATCAGTATGATGTTGCCCGTCAGGTCGCCCAAAGCTCTACAGTGCAGGCAGAAATTATGGCTAGCAGCAATCAGGGAGTCCTGGTTGGCTTGACTTCTAACTTAAACACCCTGTTCTCCACCCAGAATCCCCTGGGGGTGGCAGCCAGTACCTTAGGCGCAATTGTTGGCCAGTCTGCCTCTGTTCGAGGTGCTGAAGGGGGTGGCAGTACAAGGGCTTACCAGCCCGCAGGGTATGGCAGTGATACCGAGATTTATCCTGCAGGGGTCACCACGGCTGCCAGCCGGGCCTACTACAAAAACTGGTCTACCCAACTCCCGGTCAGATTAGGCAATGGCAACATTAGCCTGATCTTTCCTCTACCTGTTTTGGCTCCCATTACCTCTAATTTTGGCTGGCGCGTTCACCCCATTACCGGCGATCAGCGGTTCCATGCAGGTACCGATCTGGCAGCTCCTCTAGGCACTCCTGTTGTAGCAGTCTATACTGGCAGAGTTGAAGTTGCGGATGTCCAGAGTGGCTATGGGCTGGCAATCACCCTTTCCCATAACAAGGGAACCCAGCAAACTCTTTACGCTCATCTGTCCGAAATCTTGGTCAAACCGGGTGATTGGGTTGAACAAGGTACTGTCATCGGTCGCGTTGGTAGTACTGGAAATTCGACTGGTCCCCACCTCCATTTTGAGTTCTGGCAACTGACCCCAGAGGGCTGGATCGTTCTCGATCCAGGACCTCAACTGGAGTATGCTTTAGCTCAACTGGAAAAAGCGATTCAAGCTGCCCAAACCGCTAATCAACCTTCCAGTTAG
- a CDS encoding MBOAT family O-acyltransferase yields the protein MEFTSITYGLLLLSVLGIYWSVQREPLKLLTLLVASLVFYCAMQVENVPKVEGVPRVEYVPILLILLLLMVVVNFRLGLELGENVTTGSHTRDWQLTNEDWQFAQQDWGHRRFKLLWLGIIFNVLLLFSFKYIPFFLETVRAGFHFAAAGQSATWVKANLIAPLGLSFFCFECIAYLVDVYRGAPATPNLLQFATYKLFFAKLVSGPITRYHPFIAQLKSQRGLRADQGIEGLWLIGCGAVKKVLLADRLGIFVDISFNNLQRAGSGDLWLATFAYGLQIYLNFSGYVDIVRGSAMLLGFNLPENFDFPYFSTNIADFWRRWHITLGDWLRNYLYFPLGGSRSGLIRTCVNLMLVMLIAGIWHGAAWGFVVWGGLHGLALVVHRLTESQVSRIDWLKSLWRTPLLLLPSWFLTQAMVFSSWIFFRLPDLKESGWVVQHLWGHGADTQFAQKVYVETLGLEAAQISFLLWLLAALMGLTYLIQRQLKLQLNWPLKLMLVPLCFYASWILAPKGDMPFIYFDF from the coding sequence ATGGAATTCACCTCAATTACTTATGGCCTTTTGTTACTCAGTGTTCTGGGTATCTACTGGTCAGTTCAACGAGAACCGCTCAAGCTTTTAACGCTACTGGTTGCGAGTCTGGTTTTTTACTGTGCCATGCAGGTTGAAAACGTCCCAAAGGTTGAGGGAGTCCCCCGCGTGGAATATGTCCCCATTCTGCTGATCTTGCTCCTGCTGATGGTGGTGGTCAATTTCCGGCTGGGTCTAGAGTTAGGGGAAAATGTGACGACGGGCTCCCACACCAGGGACTGGCAACTGACCAATGAAGACTGGCAATTTGCTCAGCAGGACTGGGGGCATCGCCGGTTCAAGCTATTGTGGCTCGGCATCATTTTCAATGTTTTGCTCCTGTTCAGCTTTAAGTACATCCCGTTTTTCCTGGAAACGGTCCGGGCAGGATTTCATTTCGCAGCGGCTGGGCAAAGCGCAACCTGGGTGAAGGCTAATCTGATTGCCCCTTTGGGGCTGAGCTTCTTCTGCTTTGAGTGTATTGCCTACCTGGTTGATGTGTATCGGGGAGCACCGGCGACACCTAACCTGCTGCAGTTCGCGACCTATAAATTGTTCTTTGCCAAACTCGTCTCTGGTCCTATCACTCGCTACCATCCCTTTATTGCCCAGTTGAAGAGTCAACGGGGACTCCGGGCTGATCAGGGGATTGAAGGCTTGTGGTTGATTGGCTGTGGTGCCGTGAAGAAGGTGCTGCTGGCCGATCGATTAGGAATTTTTGTGGATATCAGTTTCAATAATCTGCAACGGGCGGGAAGTGGTGATCTCTGGCTGGCCACCTTTGCTTACGGACTGCAGATCTACCTGAACTTCAGTGGCTATGTCGATATTGTGCGTGGCAGTGCAATGCTTTTAGGCTTTAACCTGCCGGAAAACTTTGATTTTCCGTATTTCAGCACCAACATTGCAGACTTCTGGCGACGCTGGCATATCACTCTGGGGGACTGGCTCCGCAACTATCTGTACTTTCCTTTAGGGGGGTCACGCAGCGGGTTGATCAGAACCTGCGTGAATCTCATGCTGGTAATGCTGATCGCCGGGATCTGGCATGGAGCAGCCTGGGGTTTTGTTGTTTGGGGCGGGTTGCATGGTCTGGCTCTGGTAGTACATCGTTTGACAGAGTCTCAAGTGAGCCGGATTGACTGGTTAAAAAGCCTGTGGCGAACTCCTCTACTCTTACTGCCATCCTGGTTCCTGACTCAGGCGATGGTGTTCTCATCCTGGATTTTCTTCCGCTTGCCTGATTTAAAAGAATCGGGTTGGGTTGTGCAGCATTTGTGGGGTCATGGGGCTGACACCCAATTCGCCCAAAAAGTTTACGTTGAAACCCTCGGCTTGGAGGCGGCTCAAATCAGTTTTTTGCTATGGTTACTCGCAGCTTTGATGGGGCTGACTTACTTGATTCAGCGGCAATTAAAGCTGCAACTAAACTGGCCATTGAAGTTAATGCTGGTGCCCCTTTGCTTTTATGCGAGCTGGATTCTGGCTCCGAAGGGGGATATGCCCTTTATTTACTTTGATTTTTGA
- a CDS encoding TOBE-like domain-containing protein, which produces MGIVVENVSKQFGNFKAVDQVSLEIVSGSLVALLGPSGSGKSTLLRLISGLETPDTGRILLTGDDATYKSVQDRNIGFVFQHYALFKHMTVRKNIAFALEIRKVPQDRIKKRVGELLDLVQLAGLGDRYPSQLSGGQRQRVALARALAVEPEVLLLDEPFGALDAKVRKDLRAWLRRLHDEVHVTTVFVTHDQEEAMEVADELVVMNRGQVEQCGSPAEIYDHPASAFVMSFIGPVNVLPSTSKIFQGNGFEAMHPEVFLRPQDVLIETSEKGPTVPARVSRIIHLGWEIQAELTLDDGQVVTAHLTRERFDDLKLEPNQRVYVKPKEAKSFPIHYSI; this is translated from the coding sequence GTGGGTATTGTCGTCGAAAATGTATCCAAACAGTTTGGGAATTTCAAGGCTGTTGATCAGGTTAGCCTGGAGATTGTTTCTGGCTCTCTGGTAGCCCTATTGGGGCCGTCTGGTTCTGGCAAATCTACCCTGTTGCGGTTGATTTCGGGGTTGGAAACTCCGGACACCGGACGGATCCTGTTAACGGGGGATGATGCCACCTATAAGAGTGTGCAGGACCGCAATATTGGTTTTGTGTTCCAGCACTATGCCCTCTTCAAGCACATGACTGTGCGGAAAAATATTGCCTTTGCCCTGGAAATTCGAAAGGTACCCCAAGACCGGATTAAAAAGCGAGTCGGAGAGTTGTTGGATCTCGTGCAGCTAGCCGGATTGGGCGATCGCTATCCTTCCCAACTTTCCGGGGGGCAACGGCAACGGGTGGCCCTAGCCCGGGCCTTGGCGGTGGAGCCGGAGGTGCTGCTGCTGGATGAGCCTTTCGGTGCTCTGGATGCCAAGGTGCGTAAAGACTTGCGGGCCTGGTTACGGCGTCTGCACGATGAGGTCCATGTCACTACTGTTTTTGTCACCCACGACCAGGAAGAGGCGATGGAGGTGGCTGATGAGCTGGTGGTGATGAATCGGGGGCAGGTCGAACAGTGTGGTTCCCCGGCAGAGATTTATGATCATCCCGCTTCCGCTTTTGTCATGAGCTTTATTGGGCCTGTCAATGTGCTCCCCAGTACCTCCAAAATTTTCCAGGGCAATGGCTTCGAGGCGATGCATCCGGAAGTCTTTCTGCGGCCTCAGGATGTCTTAATTGAAACCTCTGAAAAGGGGCCGACTGTTCCAGCCCGAGTCAGTCGCATTATTCATCTGGGGTGGGAAATTCAGGCAGAACTAACCCTGGATGATGGCCAGGTTGTCACTGCCCATCTGACCCGTGAACGGTTTGATGACCTGAAACTGGAGCCGAACCAGCGGGTTTATGTTAAACCCAAAGAGGCTAAATCTTTCCCAATTCACTACTCCATTTAA
- the psbA gene encoding photosystem II q(b) protein, producing the protein MTTTIQRRESANVWDRFCNWVTSTDNRLYVGWFGVLMIPNLLTATICFIIAFIAAPPVDIDGIREPVAGSLIYGNNIISGAVVPSSNAIGLHLYPIWEAASLDEWLYNGGPYQLIVLHFLIGVFAYMGRQWELSYRLGMRPWICVAYSAPVSAATAVFLIYPIGQGSFSDGMPLGISGTFNFMIVFQAEHNILMHPFHMLGVAGVFGGSLFSAMHGSLVTSSLVRETTEVESQNYGYKFGQEEETYNIVAAHGYFGRLIFQYASFNNSRALHFFLGAWPVVGIWCTALGISTMAFNLNGFNFNQSVLDSQGRVINTWADMMNRANLGMEVMHERNAHNFPLDLAAGESAPVAVAAPAIHG; encoded by the coding sequence ATGACCACAACCATTCAAAGACGCGAAAGCGCCAACGTTTGGGATCGGTTTTGCAATTGGGTTACCAGCACCGACAACCGCCTTTATGTAGGCTGGTTCGGTGTTCTGATGATTCCTAACCTGCTGACCGCAACCATTTGCTTTATCATCGCCTTCATCGCTGCTCCTCCCGTGGACATCGATGGTATCCGTGAGCCTGTGGCTGGCTCCCTGATCTATGGCAACAACATCATCTCTGGTGCCGTTGTTCCTTCTTCTAATGCGATCGGCCTGCACCTCTATCCCATCTGGGAAGCGGCTTCTCTGGATGAGTGGCTGTACAACGGCGGTCCTTATCAGCTGATCGTTCTGCACTTCCTGATTGGTGTTTTTGCTTACATGGGTCGTCAGTGGGAACTCTCCTACCGTCTCGGTATGCGCCCCTGGATCTGCGTTGCTTACAGCGCTCCTGTATCTGCTGCAACTGCTGTATTCCTGATTTACCCGATCGGTCAAGGGTCCTTCTCCGATGGGATGCCCCTGGGTATCTCCGGGACCTTCAACTTCATGATCGTGTTCCAGGCTGAGCACAACATCCTGATGCACCCCTTCCACATGCTCGGTGTGGCGGGTGTGTTCGGTGGTTCTCTGTTCTCCGCCATGCACGGTTCTCTGGTGACCTCCTCCTTGGTGCGTGAGACCACTGAAGTTGAGTCCCAGAACTACGGTTACAAGTTCGGTCAAGAAGAAGAAACCTACAACATCGTTGCTGCTCACGGTTACTTCGGTCGTCTGATCTTCCAATATGCATCTTTCAACAACAGCCGTGCGCTGCACTTTTTCCTGGGTGCTTGGCCGGTTGTCGGTATCTGGTGCACCGCTCTGGGTATCAGCACGATGGCGTTCAACTTGAACGGTTTCAACTTCAACCAATCTGTTCTGGATTCTCAGGGCCGGGTTATCAATACTTGGGCTGACATGATGAACCGGGCTAACCTGGGGATGGAAGTGATGCACGAGCGCAATGCTCACAACTTCCCTCTGGACCTGGCTGCTGGTGAGTCTGCTCCCGTTGCAGTTGCCGCTCCTGCAATCCATGGCTAA
- a CDS encoding shikimate kinase — MTRKILYLLIGPKGAGKTYIGTLVDQRTEIRFLRVEPIWLGLQPGEDGWQKVEQTIAAMFEHHDQVMIESLGAGDAFTQFRASLARKYTLKLIRVYAELDTCLTRVKTRSSADHIPVSDHQVEYYNKIAAAVIYDWDLEINNQSPASDEAILAAIQTLV; from the coding sequence ATGACGAGAAAAATCCTGTATCTATTGATTGGTCCTAAAGGAGCAGGAAAAACCTATATTGGAACCCTGGTTGACCAGCGAACTGAAATTCGATTTCTTCGAGTTGAGCCCATTTGGTTGGGCCTGCAGCCTGGAGAGGATGGCTGGCAGAAGGTAGAACAGACGATCGCAGCGATGTTTGAGCACCATGATCAGGTCATGATCGAAAGCCTGGGTGCTGGAGACGCATTCACCCAGTTCCGTGCTTCTCTGGCCCGGAAATATACGCTGAAGCTGATCCGGGTCTATGCAGAGTTGGACACTTGCCTCACCAGGGTCAAAACCCGCAGCAGTGCCGATCACATTCCTGTTTCCGATCATCAGGTCGAATACTATAACAAGATTGCTGCAGCAGTAATCTATGATTGGGATTTAGAAATCAACAATCAGTCTCCCGCCTCGGATGAGGCGATTCTGGCTGCGATTCAGACTCTGGTTTGA
- a CDS encoding GGDEF domain-containing protein, with translation METATAARLPVPSTQRMVFFRLASESLAIVVVLIGLAMLLGWIADLYLFKGFASSWPTIKTNTVLTFILGGLSLWLWHQQGKIQHAQSKQIMQWLNLTAAAVLVIIAVLTLTQYGFHVDLGLDQVLLPQPNMEGSYPSPEQVAPDAVIASLLLGSAMLILNIQQPNYLITQVLGVAGWLIAFLGFLGYGDAFLHHAGLHTGMTLPAAINFLLLGTSIVFARPDRGIMLLISGEGQGSLIARQVMPIAILAPPLIGKLCQLGYTRQLYSAEAQVAVQSILVTLVMGSVILKTTRTLNQIDLQNKQAETALWESRQRLELALEGSGEGLWDWNLKTGEAYFSPRWLDMLGYASDDLPKHIRAWESLIHPDDKPWVMDILKAHLENHAFIYQFEYRLRTQAGEWKWIANYGKVVAFDRDGSPLRMSGTHRDVHDRKLIDELLHQQAQENKALIEHSPDIIIRWDRCFQPLYVNPVIEQKTGISASRFMHNTAQELGLPQPLVDLWQAAGQKVFDTGQEQTLEFAYPSPTQLAYYHARLVPESSGNGSIDSVLMVCRDVTELKQIEGALRQSELTNKAMMQAIPDLLIRMHRNGTYLQVFRSSSFQLFKPQKSKAGANVYNILPPELAEKRMQYTHQALATGELQVYEHQLTIGEDFHYEEVRITVCGEDEVLVMVRDITDRKQAEAALQTANGELERLATIDSLTGLANRRSFDLYLQQEWQRAQREKTTLSLLLCDIDYFKLYNDSYGHQIGDTCLIQVAQAIKQAVKRSTDLAARYGGEEFVVILPHTTTAGAIAVAEAITNGIQLLTIDHRASPISQYVTASVGIATVVPSQELTTDRLIATADQALYEAKRLGRNRYCSAALFP, from the coding sequence ATGGAAACAGCCACAGCTGCGCGACTCCCAGTGCCCTCAACCCAACGCATGGTTTTTTTTCGTCTGGCCTCCGAAAGTCTAGCCATCGTTGTGGTCCTGATTGGTTTAGCCATGCTATTAGGCTGGATCGCTGACCTATATCTCTTCAAAGGCTTTGCTTCAAGCTGGCCAACAATCAAGACCAACACTGTCCTTACCTTTATCCTGGGAGGTCTGTCTCTCTGGCTCTGGCATCAGCAAGGCAAAATTCAACATGCACAATCCAAACAGATTATGCAATGGCTCAACCTAACAGCAGCAGCAGTTCTTGTGATTATTGCAGTGCTGACCTTAACTCAGTACGGATTCCACGTTGATCTGGGCCTCGATCAGGTGCTACTGCCGCAGCCCAACATGGAAGGCAGCTATCCAAGTCCAGAACAAGTGGCACCCGATGCAGTCATCGCCTCACTGCTGTTGGGCTCAGCCATGCTGATTCTGAACATCCAACAGCCAAACTATCTCATCACCCAAGTGCTGGGTGTAGCAGGTTGGCTGATTGCTTTTTTGGGTTTCCTGGGGTACGGCGATGCCTTCCTTCACCATGCGGGACTCCATACTGGGATGACCCTTCCAGCAGCAATTAATTTCCTGTTACTCGGCACCAGCATTGTTTTCGCCCGTCCCGATCGCGGCATTATGCTCCTGATCAGTGGTGAGGGACAGGGCAGCCTGATCGCTCGTCAGGTGATGCCGATCGCCATACTAGCTCCCCCGCTGATTGGCAAACTATGTCAGCTAGGCTACACCAGACAACTCTACAGTGCAGAAGCTCAGGTCGCTGTGCAGAGCATTCTGGTGACACTGGTTATGGGTAGCGTTATTTTGAAAACCACCAGGACTTTGAACCAGATTGATCTCCAGAACAAACAAGCCGAAACAGCCTTATGGGAAAGCCGTCAGCGTCTCGAATTAGCTTTAGAAGGATCGGGGGAAGGATTATGGGATTGGAATCTGAAAACGGGTGAAGCATACTTTAGCCCCCGCTGGCTGGACATGCTGGGTTACGCTTCTGATGATCTTCCAAAACATATCCGGGCCTGGGAAAGCCTCATCCATCCAGATGATAAACCCTGGGTGATGGACATTTTAAAAGCCCATCTAGAAAACCATGCCTTTATCTATCAGTTTGAATACCGGTTACGAACTCAAGCAGGGGAGTGGAAATGGATAGCCAACTATGGGAAGGTAGTTGCCTTTGATCGTGATGGTTCTCCGCTGCGGATGTCAGGAACTCATCGAGATGTCCACGATCGGAAGCTGATTGATGAACTCCTGCATCAGCAAGCGCAGGAAAATAAAGCCCTGATCGAACATTCCCCTGATATCATCATTCGCTGGGATCGATGCTTTCAACCTCTCTATGTCAATCCCGTGATCGAACAGAAGACCGGGATTTCTGCCTCCAGATTTATGCACAATACAGCTCAGGAACTGGGGTTGCCTCAACCACTGGTAGATCTTTGGCAAGCAGCAGGGCAGAAAGTTTTCGATACTGGACAAGAACAAACCCTTGAATTTGCCTATCCTTCCCCGACACAGTTGGCCTATTACCATGCCCGTCTAGTGCCTGAATCTTCTGGTAATGGGTCGATCGACTCTGTATTGATGGTTTGTCGGGACGTCACTGAACTGAAACAGATCGAAGGAGCTCTGCGCCAGAGCGAGCTGACCAATAAAGCCATGATGCAGGCTATTCCCGACCTCTTAATTCGCATGCACCGGAATGGCACATACTTGCAGGTGTTCAGGAGCAGCAGTTTTCAGCTCTTTAAGCCTCAAAAATCCAAAGCAGGGGCTAACGTTTACAACATCCTGCCACCTGAACTGGCAGAAAAAAGAATGCAGTACACCCACCAAGCCCTAGCGACCGGTGAACTTCAGGTATACGAGCACCAATTGACGATCGGGGAGGACTTTCATTACGAGGAAGTCCGCATCACTGTTTGCGGAGAGGATGAAGTCCTGGTCATGGTACGAGATATCACAGATCGGAAACAGGCCGAGGCCGCTCTCCAAACTGCGAATGGAGAACTGGAGCGCCTGGCTACGATCGATAGCCTGACCGGATTGGCCAATCGTCGCAGTTTTGACCTCTATCTCCAGCAGGAATGGCAGCGGGCACAACGAGAGAAAACAACCCTATCCCTGCTGCTTTGTGATATCGACTATTTCAAGCTTTATAACGATAGCTATGGTCATCAAATAGGCGATACCTGTCTAATCCAGGTAGCTCAGGCGATCAAACAAGCGGTTAAACGCTCCACTGACCTGGCCGCCCGTTATGGCGGTGAAGAATTTGTTGTGATCTTACCCCACACAACCACTGCAGGAGCTATTGCTGTAGCTGAAGCTATTACCAACGGGATTCAGCTCCTGACAATTGATCACAGAGCTTCCCCCATCAGCCAGTACGTTACAGCCAGTGTCGGAATTGCAACCGTTGTTCCTAGCCAAGAATTAACAACGGATAGGTTAATTGCGACTGCAGATCAAGCCCTTTATGAGGCCAAACGGCTGGGTCGAAACCGATACTGTTCTGCCGCGCTTTTCCCGTAA
- a CDS encoding cyclic nucleotide-binding domain-containing protein, with protein MKKVLFILGELSDEDFDWMVYVGRREEIPTGTILIQEGEEIDALYIVLKGTLAVSVDALGGQEIARLSVGEVVGEMSFIDSHLPSATVEAIEPSLVLSIPLQQLNRKLNNDLGFASRLYRSLAFSLSDRLRETVSHLGYGKEPPQQERSASTNDLNPHVLENLDLAVTRFESLVRRLRGY; from the coding sequence ATGAAGAAGGTTCTATTCATTCTTGGAGAGCTGAGCGATGAAGATTTTGATTGGATGGTTTATGTAGGACGTCGGGAGGAAATTCCGACGGGCACAATTCTGATCCAGGAAGGAGAGGAGATTGATGCCCTCTACATCGTGTTAAAAGGAACTCTGGCCGTATCAGTCGATGCCCTAGGTGGTCAGGAAATTGCCCGCCTCTCAGTCGGTGAGGTGGTCGGCGAAATGTCTTTTATTGATTCTCACCTACCTTCTGCAACCGTGGAAGCGATCGAGCCATCCTTGGTGCTCTCAATTCCTTTACAACAGCTCAATCGAAAGCTCAATAATGATTTGGGGTTTGCATCTCGATTGTACCGATCGCTGGCCTTCTCTCTCTCCGATCGCTTACGAGAAACAGTTAGTCATCTGGGCTATGGGAAAGAACCGCCCCAGCAGGAGCGCTCTGCTTCAACCAATGACCTTAACCCCCATGTGCTAGAAAATCTGGATCTGGCGGTAACCCGCTTTGAGTCTCTGGTTAGACGTCTGAGAGGATACTAA